The Setaria viridis chromosome 9, Setaria_viridis_v4.0, whole genome shotgun sequence sequence GTTGAAAGCTGGGAGGACAACTTTCCGGTGCCGTCTCCAGTCGTCCCCGTTTGCCAATATGAGCCCGTTGCCCAAGAGGACTTTGAGAATGGGGACCATGAAATCCTTGGCAAACAGGCCCCTCCTGTCTGTAAGCACCTCCTTGATCAACTCTAGATCAACGGAGAAGATCGCAGGGATTGGCCCGATCCAGTACAGGAATGTTGTCCCTGAAtgaacaacaagaaattaaacTAAGTGCGTGCTTCGATCACATTTCACACCTCCACGTACTACTCCACTGATATTGAATTTGATTTCCGTATGGTTTACCGTAATCAGCGACCCATCTGTGGAACGGCGGCAGCAGGAAGGGCATGATGTCGTGGGAGCCGACGTCCAGGGGCGGAGCCCGTCTCCGGGTGGCCACCGCCAGCCGCTTCGCCTCCGGCAAGGACCCCACCAGGAACCTGTAGGCCGGGCCCCGGATCCCCTGCCTCGCCAGCGACCGCGCTACGGCTCGCGGCCGCCGCACGAGGCGCCACCACAGCGCGATCACCacgatcagcagcagcagcagcgcggccAGGAGCAGAGCCCCCATGCTGCCACCACCAGGGCCTTCCTATTCATTCATTTAGCTGgtatgatgcatgcatgtttctcgatctcctcctctccctagTTGTTCGTCTGGTAGAGCTAGCTAGCTTTCCTTGCCGGCCTGGTCGATCTCCCCCACACGTTCGTCGTGACTCTTTCGTGATCATTCGTGGTTTCTCTGGCGTGTGGTGTGGAGATCGAGTTCGGTCTTATATATGTGCACGTATCGTGTGATGTCAACATATACCATGGGATGGGAGGTGAGCACCACAACATTCAAGCATGTTATATACCTAGCTACtgctctctccgttccaaattacaagtcattccaacttttttggaaagtcaaacaattttatatttaatcaaaattataagaggatcacaaaaatttatggcaccaaatagatatactatgaaaatatgggggtgtttggataccccttgctaaactttagcagctaaagtttagcaacttttagcaaaAAATTGCCAAACACTCTTGCTAAAGTTTGTTAAACTatggttgctaaactttagccctttagcaagtttttgttgctaaaccttgctaaaaggtggggtgGACACCCTTTGCCCCTCATTATTGCTTGTCTGGTTAGCATTCATTAAGGGCAAACATGTCTTTATCCAActcattaaatgttgtttagcaaaggtatccaaacagccttgactaaactttagcaactaaactttagcaattaaagtttagcaatttttagctgctaaagtttagcaaagatatccaaacaccccctatatttaatgaagaaactgatagcatttatttggtatcatgaatgttagtactttattgtataaatttgatcaaacttgagatgctttgactcttcaagaaagttggaataacttataatttgaaacgaagggagAAGTATATATGTGCTATGTTTTTACTGATTATTCGGAGACGGACGGTCTCAATCACAGGTCCGAGTATTGGTCACCAAGTCCAAAAAGCTCCCACATGTTGTCAGTAACACCTGATCATCATAGCCCGGCGTGCAAATTTTTGTGCACGTCGGAGCATCACTGCCCTAAAGTTTGAAAGCATACGGCAACGTACGAGAAAATCTACAAGCCGAATCTTCCAGCCGCCAGCGTGTAGAAATAAATCTGAAATTTGCAACGGAAATCTGAAATCTGACCTGACCAAACCACTGTGACATGGTGAGTCCTTCAAAGGATCTTAATAATTCACGAATGGTGCTGATGGTGCTGATGGGATCGGGGGCAAGCCTACTGAATGATGCTGATGGCAATCTCCTCCTAGGAGATGCAGCTGATGTTCATGAATGGTGGGACAGGGTTTTGGCGCCACTCAATGCCAACCAGCAAAGGTTAGTGGCTGCAATTGTGATGTACACAACATGAAACATTTGGAAGGAGAGGAATCGAAGGATATTTAACAACTCTACGCTTCGGCCTGACCAAGTGTTCGAGTTCATCAAGAATGACATTCTAACGCAACGAAGAGCCTGTGGGACTCCGCTGTTGGGAGAGGAGCTCCTTGAATCTTAGGTGATCATGTTTCCCTCTTAGTTCTAGTGTTCACCGTGATGGAACCTTTATTATGTAATAACCTGATCATTGTATTCATTGTAATCCTGAGCTGCTTTCTTACTTAAATGcaaggcagtgctcctgccaatgtttaaaaaaaatcatgaaaagaTCAGGACTTCACTAATTTTGGGAAACCCCATGCTCCTGAGAGAATCAAGAGAAATCGAAAGAAGCAACAACTGAACTCCAATGTCTATGAAACTTCAGCGGTGGTGATATATAAAGGGAAGATGGCGATATATTCTTAATACTCGGTACGATTGCGGGGGGGGCATCCTGCTAACTCATTATTGAATTTTATAAAAGGGTTGGATGAAGGGTCACACTACCAATATACTACTCTCTTCATTTccaattgtagattgttttagtttttctaaatgcatagattttgctgacataatatatatctatgtgcctgacataatatatatctatgtgcctaacaaaaattatgtatctagaaaagtttgaacgacctacaatttgaaatgaagtTAGTAGATTGGTGTTCATTTATTCATACAATACAACAATTACGTGCTCCTCGCATCCTTCCTTGCCTCACTCGTTTAGTTTCTTCACGATGAGAGGCATCCCAAGTTTGGGTGCCAACGAGATGAAATACCTGGGCTTGTGAACATACTTGGGGGCCAGTGAGAAGGAGAAGTTGCTGAGGAGCGAGGCCATGACAATCTGCGCTTCCATGACGCCGAAGCTCTGGCCGATGCAGGCTCTCGGGCCCAGGGAGAAAGACAGCAGCGCCTTGGGGTCCTTGGCGGCCTTCGTTGCGCCGTGCTCGAACCTCATGGGGTTGAACTCGTCGGCGTCGGGCCCCCAGACCTCCTTGTCCCGGTGCAGCATGGCGATGGGGATCGAGATCACCGTCCCCTGGGGCACCTTGATGCCTCCGAGGACGACGTCCATGGCGGCTCTCCGTTGTATGTATACGATCGGCGGGTAGAGGCGCGACGTCTCGAGCAGAACCATGTGGAGCTGCAAGCATGATGAGTGACGATGAGCTTACATGTAGGTGTGCGTGCTTGCTCGCAATGATGATTATCTCGATCTGGGAGATGAGATGCAGTGCTTACCAGCTTCAGGTTGCCGAGGACATCGGCGTTGggggcctcgccgtcgccgccgcggaacTCCCGGAGGACCTCCTCCCTGACCCTGTCTTGCCACTGCGGGTGCACGGCGAGCAGGAACATGGCCCAGACGAGGAGGGTGGCCGTGGTCTCCTGCCCCGCGGCGAAGAAGGTCTTGCACTCGTCGATCACCTCGTCGGCCGTCAGCGTCTCGCCGCTCCCTCGCTGCTCCAGCAAAATCCCGACCAGATCGTCCCCGTACGCGCCGCCGTCTTTGGCAGCCGCTACCCGTTCCTGCACCATCGCCATGATCTCGGTCCTCAACACTCTGTCCAAACGCCGTACCCGTAAGTTGCCACGAGTCGGCAGATACCTAATTAAGTACAATTGAGCGAAGAAAACAAAAGTTAATGGAGCTTTGATTTGAATCCTAACGCTTTTCATGTGGATCCATAACAAAATAATGCAAGGAGTTAGACTGTTACCAGAGTATCGGAGGATCCCTGATGGCTACGGTTGCAATCTTTTGCATCTCGCGCATCGCGGCGAGGATGACCTCCCTGGATTTCCGGTGGCTCGTGCCAAACGCGAGACGACCGATGACCTCTTCAGTCACTTGAGAGAAGGCATTGGTCATGTCTATTTCAGCTGCTCGGTGGCCACTGCTTTGCTGTATTTGGGTGCGCCATGCCTGTATCATCTGTTCGGTGACTCGAGTCGTCACCTCTGACATGCTCTGGAAACACACAACCAAAGCCAGTCATATTGTGCTCACAGATGATCGAAAGCGTAGAGTTTGGATCTCGTTACCTTGAGCTTCTCATGGTTGAAAGCCGGAAGGACTAGTTTCCGATGTCGTTTCCATTCGTCTCCATTTGTTAGTATGACCCCGTTGCCgatgagaaattttagaacgGGGATCAAGTAATCCTTCTGGAACATGCCTGTCCTGTCTGTGAGCACTTCCTTAATCAGCTCAAGATCAGTAGAGCAGATTGCGGGGATTGGTCCGACCCAGAACAGGAATGTTCTCCCTGAGCAATCAACACCCAAAGGACGTTTGTATAGGAGTATGGTTTACATGACCATATTCACAAAGAGAGCGAGTGTTATACTTTGTATGTCtgcgtgaaaaaaaaatacaaaacaaTTTACCATATTCAGCCGTCCAAGTATGGAGCCGCCGGAGCACAACGGGGACGATGTCGTGGTTGCCGGCGTCCATGGGCGCCGCCCCAGTCCGGCCGGCCAACAGCAGCCGCTTTGCCTTCAGCATGGACCCGACTAGGAACGTGTAGGGCGCCCCCCGGATACCCTGTCTCGCGAATGACCGTGCCACGGCGCGCGGGCGCCACACGAGGTGCCACCACAGcgcgagcagcagcggcaggagAGCGGCCACCTGCAGGGCCGCCCACACGCCGGCACCCATGAGCTTTGCTATCAGCTCGTCTGCTTCTCGTCTCCTCTTGCTCGATCGTGAGACTGCTGGTAGGTTTCTCTTGAAGAAACTAGTGGTGTTTATATATAGGCAGGTATCATATGGTCATATGATCTTGTAGGATGATTAGTGAGCATGTTTTTTTCTCTCGAAAAGATAGCAAGAGGATTGCCGCGATATATTATTGatagaaaggaaagaaaaagcaaGACAAATAAAAGAGAAGCCAAAACGCCGTGGAA is a genomic window containing:
- the LOC117835438 gene encoding cytochrome P450 709B2; translated protein: MGAGVWAALQVAALLPLLLALWWHLVWRPRAVARSFARQGIRGAPYTFLVGSMLKAKRLLLAGRTGAAPMDAGNHDIVPVVLRRLHTWTAEYGRTFLFWVGPIPAICSTDLELIKEVLTDRTGMFQKDYLIPVLKFLIGNGVILTNGDEWKRHRKLVLPAFNHEKLKSMSEVTTRVTEQMIQAWRTQIQQSSGHRAAEIDMTNAFSQVTEEVIGRLAFGTSHRKSREVILAAMREMQKIATVAIRDPPILWYLPTRGNLRVRRLDRVLRTEIMAMVQERVAAAKDGGAYGDDLVGILLEQRGSGETLTADEVIDECKTFFAAGQETTATLLVWAMFLLAVHPQWQDRVREEVLREFRGGDGEAPNADVLGNLKLLHMVLLETSRLYPPIVYIQRRAAMDVVLGGIKVPQGTVISIPIAMLHRDKEVWGPDADEFNPMRFEHGATKAAKDPKALLSFSLGPRACIGQSFGVMEAQIVMASLLSNFSFSLAPKYVHKPRYFISLAPKLGMPLIVKKLNE